A genomic window from Cyanobacteria bacterium FACHB-DQ100 includes:
- the hisB gene encoding imidazoleglycerol-phosphate dehydratase HisB, which translates to MQTSDRPQTSSVFPVARIASVSRKTGETDVQVTVNLDGTGKCVAKTGIPFLDHMLHQISSHGLIDLTVQAIGDLEIDDHHTNEDVGITLGMALAKALGDRKGIVRFGHFVAPLDEALIQVALDFSGRPHLSYGLEIPTQRVGTYDTQLVREFFVAIVNHAQMTLHIRQLDGINSHHIIEATFKAFARSLRMAVETDPRRAHEIPSSKGVL; encoded by the coding sequence ATGCAGACTAGCGATCGTCCTCAAACTTCTTCCGTTTTTCCTGTCGCTCGAATTGCCTCAGTCTCTCGTAAAACTGGGGAAACTGATGTTCAAGTCACGGTTAATCTCGATGGCACCGGGAAATGTGTGGCAAAGACAGGGATTCCGTTTCTCGACCATATGCTGCATCAGATTTCGTCGCATGGCTTGATCGATCTGACGGTGCAGGCGATCGGGGACTTGGAGATCGACGATCACCACACAAATGAGGATGTTGGAATCACGCTGGGAATGGCGCTTGCGAAGGCATTAGGCGATCGTAAAGGCATTGTTCGCTTCGGGCATTTTGTCGCACCGCTTGATGAAGCGCTGATCCAAGTGGCGCTAGATTTTTCTGGTCGTCCGCACCTGAGTTACGGGCTAGAAATTCCGACTCAGCGAGTCGGAACTTATGATACGCAATTAGTTCGAGAATTTTTTGTGGCGATCGTCAATCACGCTCAAATGACGCTGCATATTCGCCAGTTGGATGGCATCAATTCACATCACATTATTGAGGCGACGTTTAAGGCATTTGCACGATCGCTACGAATGGCAGTTGAAACGGATCCGCGTCGGGCACACGAAATTCCAAGCTCGAAGGGTGTGCTGTGA
- a CDS encoding S-(hydroxymethyl)glutathione dehydrogenase/class III alcohol dehydrogenase: MDTKAAVAFKAGEPLRIETVQLEAPQAGEVLVEIKASGVCHTDAYTLSGADPEGLFPAILGHEGAGVVVEVGEGVNSVKPGDHVIPLYTPECRNCEYCLSGKTNLCQAIRTTQGKGVMPNGTSRFSIDGEPILHYMGTSTFSNYTVLPEIAVAKIREDAPFEKVCLIGCGVTTGVGAVINTAKVEPGANVVVFGLGGIGLNVIQAARMVGANMIVGVDLNSSKRALAEKLGMTHFVNPSEVEGDLVPYLVELTKGGADYSFECIGNVKVMRQALECCHKGWGVSVIIGVAGAGQEISTRPFQLVTGRVWKGTAFGGAKGRTDVPKIVDWYMDGKINIDDLVTKILPIDQINEAFDLMHRGEVIRSVVTF, encoded by the coding sequence ATGGATACCAAAGCGGCTGTTGCCTTCAAAGCTGGAGAGCCTTTAAGAATTGAAACCGTACAACTCGAAGCCCCGCAAGCGGGAGAAGTGTTAGTCGAAATCAAAGCGAGTGGAGTGTGTCATACGGATGCCTACACGCTTTCAGGAGCAGATCCGGAGGGCTTGTTTCCAGCGATTTTGGGTCACGAAGGAGCAGGAGTCGTAGTCGAAGTGGGCGAAGGCGTGAACAGCGTCAAACCTGGGGATCATGTGATTCCGCTCTACACGCCAGAGTGCCGTAACTGTGAATATTGTCTCAGTGGTAAGACGAATCTGTGTCAGGCGATTCGGACAACTCAGGGCAAAGGAGTCATGCCGAATGGAACGAGTCGGTTTTCGATCGACGGTGAACCCATCCTGCACTACATGGGCACTTCAACTTTCTCGAACTACACGGTTTTACCAGAGATTGCAGTTGCTAAAATTCGCGAGGATGCTCCGTTTGAGAAAGTTTGCTTAATTGGTTGCGGTGTCACTACCGGGGTCGGGGCTGTGATCAACACCGCGAAAGTCGAACCCGGTGCAAATGTTGTCGTATTTGGATTAGGCGGCATCGGCTTAAATGTGATTCAAGCAGCGCGAATGGTTGGGGCAAATATGATTGTTGGAGTTGATCTGAATTCCAGCAAACGCGCACTAGCTGAGAAATTAGGCATGACTCATTTTGTCAATCCCAGCGAGGTTGAGGGCGATCTTGTTCCTTATCTTGTGGAGTTGACCAAAGGCGGAGCCGATTACAGTTTCGAGTGTATTGGTAATGTGAAAGTGATGCGTCAGGCACTCGAATGCTGTCATAAAGGCTGGGGCGTGAGTGTGATTATCGGGGTTGCGGGCGCAGGTCAGGAAATTAGCACAAGACCGTTTCAGCTTGTGACTGGGCGCGTTTGGAAGGGAACAGCATTCGGCGGTGCAAAAGGGCGAACCGATGTCCCTAAGATTGTCGATTGGTACATGGATGGCAAAATCAACATTGATGATCTGGTAACGAAGATTCTCCCGATCGATCAAATTAACGAAGCGTTCGATCTGATGCACCGGGGAGAAGTAATTCGATCGGTGGTGACGTTCTAA
- the fghA gene encoding S-formylglutathione hydrolase, protein MELLSKTRCFGGSIEVYSHRSTSCNAPMKFSIYLPQQARERSLPVLYFLAGLTCTEENFMVKAGAQQFAAKHGLILVAPDTSPRNTGIAGEDDDWDFGTGAGFYVDATQTPWNQHYRMYSYTVDELPALIAESFPVRNDRQGIFGHSMGGHGALVCALRNPERYRSVSAFAPICAPTQCPWGEKAFSNYLGSDRASWKLYDATELVQVQKFPRSILIDQGTSDKFLANQLLPEVFQKACETVGQPLTLRFQEGYDHSYYFIASFVEDHVQFHAEILLA, encoded by the coding sequence ATGGAATTACTCAGTAAAACTCGCTGTTTCGGAGGATCGATTGAGGTGTATTCGCATCGATCGACCTCGTGCAACGCTCCGATGAAATTCTCGATTTATTTACCACAGCAAGCGAGGGAGCGATCGCTGCCGGTGCTGTATTTTCTCGCAGGTTTGACCTGTACCGAAGAGAATTTCATGGTGAAAGCCGGGGCGCAACAGTTTGCTGCAAAGCATGGATTGATCTTAGTTGCGCCGGATACCAGTCCGAGAAACACAGGGATCGCGGGCGAGGATGACGATTGGGATTTTGGAACCGGGGCAGGATTCTATGTGGATGCGACTCAAACCCCGTGGAATCAGCACTATCGAATGTACAGCTATACCGTGGATGAGTTGCCTGCTTTAATTGCTGAAAGCTTTCCGGTGAGGAATGATCGTCAAGGCATTTTCGGGCATTCGATGGGCGGACACGGTGCTTTGGTGTGTGCCTTGCGAAATCCTGAGCGTTATCGATCGGTTTCTGCCTTTGCGCCAATCTGTGCGCCGACGCAATGTCCTTGGGGTGAGAAAGCATTCTCGAATTATTTAGGATCAGATCGAGCCAGTTGGAAATTGTATGATGCAACCGAATTAGTTCAAGTGCAGAAATTTCCGCGATCGATTTTGATTGACCAAGGTACAAGCGACAAATTTCTTGCAAATCAGTTATTGCCTGAAGTATTTCAAAAAGCGTGTGAAACTGTCGGGCAACCGTTAACACTTCGATTTCAGGAAGGTTACGATCATAGCTACTATTTCATTGCGTCATTTGTTGAGGATCACGTTCAGTTTCACGCGGAAATTTTGCTTGCATAA
- a CDS encoding UbiD family decarboxylase encodes MPRDLRGFIRQLEERGQLRRISTLVDSDLEIAEIANRMLQHGGPGLLFENVKGSPYPVAVNLMGTVERVCLAMNMESPQELETLGKKLALLYQPRPPKKFSQAIELGKVLYDVVQAKPARDFLPACQQIVLKDDAVDLNQIPLLRVYPGDAGKVLTLGLMITKDPETKIPNVGVYRLQLQSKNTMTVQWLSVRGATRHLRKAAERGEKLEVAIALGVDPLIIMAAATPLPVDLSEWLFAGLYGGAGVHLAKCKTVDLEVPADSEFVLEGTITPGDTAIDGPAGDHMGYYGGVNEKAPLLRFHCLTHRKNPIYLTTFSGRPPKEDAMMAIALNRIYTPILRQQVPEIIDFFLPMEALSYKAAVISIDKAYPGQARRAALAFWSALPQFTYTKFVIVVDKDINIRDPRAVVWAITSKVDPARDVFILPENPFDSLDFATEKPGLGSRMGIDATTKVFPETDRPWADPLKSDPDVAAMVDRRWAEYGLADLKLGEVDPNLFGYQMGKP; translated from the coding sequence ATGCCGAGAGATTTGCGCGGATTTATCAGACAGCTAGAAGAACGCGGACAGTTGCGCCGGATTTCAACGCTGGTTGATTCTGACTTGGAAATTGCTGAGATTGCGAATCGGATGTTGCAGCATGGTGGGCCTGGACTGCTGTTTGAAAATGTCAAGGGGTCGCCTTATCCAGTTGCAGTCAATTTGATGGGTACGGTGGAGCGGGTGTGTTTGGCGATGAATATGGAGTCGCCGCAGGAACTCGAAACGCTGGGTAAGAAATTAGCGCTGCTTTATCAACCGCGTCCGCCGAAGAAGTTTTCGCAAGCGATCGAGTTAGGTAAGGTTCTCTACGATGTGGTGCAAGCAAAACCTGCCCGTGATTTTCTTCCTGCTTGTCAGCAGATCGTGCTTAAAGACGATGCGGTGGATTTGAATCAAATACCCTTACTGCGGGTATATCCGGGTGATGCTGGGAAGGTGCTGACGTTGGGATTGATGATTACGAAAGATCCCGAAACTAAGATTCCAAATGTTGGAGTGTATCGGTTGCAGTTGCAGTCGAAAAATACGATGACGGTGCAGTGGCTCTCAGTGCGGGGAGCGACGCGGCATTTGAGAAAAGCGGCGGAGCGCGGCGAGAAATTAGAAGTGGCGATCGCGCTTGGGGTTGATCCACTGATTATCATGGCGGCGGCGACTCCGCTCCCTGTAGATCTGTCTGAGTGGCTATTTGCTGGCTTGTATGGCGGAGCGGGTGTTCACCTCGCCAAGTGTAAGACTGTCGATCTGGAAGTGCCTGCGGATTCGGAGTTTGTGTTGGAAGGCACGATTACGCCGGGAGACACGGCGATCGATGGCCCTGCGGGGGATCACATGGGGTATTACGGTGGCGTAAACGAGAAAGCGCCCTTACTGCGGTTTCACTGTCTGACCCATCGCAAAAATCCGATCTATCTCACGACGTTTAGCGGCCGACCCCCGAAAGAAGATGCAATGATGGCGATCGCGCTCAATCGCATCTACACGCCGATCTTGCGGCAGCAGGTGCCTGAGATTATCGATTTCTTCTTGCCGATGGAGGCTTTGAGCTATAAAGCGGCGGTGATTTCGATCGACAAAGCCTATCCCGGACAAGCGAGACGAGCGGCGTTAGCGTTTTGGAGTGCGTTACCGCAATTCACTTACACCAAGTTTGTAATTGTGGTGGATAAAGACATTAACATTCGCGATCCGAGAGCGGTCGTTTGGGCGATTACCTCGAAGGTTGATCCAGCGCGAGATGTGTTTATCTTGCCGGAAAATCCGTTTGATTCGCTGGATTTTGCCACAGAAAAACCAGGTTTAGGCAGTCGGATGGGCATTGACGCAACGACGAAAGTTTTCCCGGAAACCGATCGACCTTGGGCTGATCCGCTCAAGTCCGATCCGGATGTGGCAGCGATGGTCGATCGACGCTGGGCGGAATATGGGTTAGCCGATCTCAAGCTGGGAGAAGTTGATCCAAATCTGTTTGGCTATCAGATGGGCAAGCCTTAA
- a CDS encoding DUF4115 domain-containing protein: MGNSAQKEQLKAIGTRLSEERQKKSMSLEEIAAKTYIPLRLLNAIEDANLDRLPEPVFVQGFIRRYADAIGLNGIALSKEFTVDLSPLPTSSAATLITSIPEPPLKPAVQAPVPPKPAAPITPSPALKLPEPELIQDEPKKSEPELIRSEPKKSEPELIRGEPKKSEPELIRDEPKRLEPELIRDEPRVKVDAPAPKETTRLPLIALGGAIAFGVIGVLAASLFNRPAERPAPTTATAPVTQPPQPSIVAPSPTPAASAPASPTPTGAVGVKMNVNEESWVEVVVDGKTEFEGTLPQGTQRSWSGKNQVSVRAGNAGGVALSYNNATFKPMGGAGEVQTATFPPTP, translated from the coding sequence ATGGGCAATTCAGCACAAAAAGAACAACTCAAAGCGATCGGAACTCGCCTCAGTGAAGAGCGCCAGAAAAAGTCAATGTCGCTCGAAGAAATTGCTGCAAAGACCTACATTCCGCTGCGCCTCCTCAACGCGATCGAAGACGCGAACCTCGATCGCCTTCCAGAACCGGTTTTTGTCCAGGGCTTTATTCGGCGCTATGCAGACGCGATCGGGTTGAATGGTATTGCCCTGTCGAAAGAATTTACAGTAGACTTGTCTCCGCTCCCCACTTCCTCTGCGGCAACCTTAATCACTTCCATCCCAGAGCCACCTTTGAAGCCCGCTGTTCAAGCGCCTGTGCCGCCAAAACCGGCTGCACCCATTACGCCTTCTCCCGCCCTGAAGCTGCCAGAACCTGAACTGATTCAGGATGAGCCGAAAAAATCAGAGCCTGAGCTAATTCGCAGCGAGCCGAAAAAGTCAGAGCCTGAGTTAATTCGGGGTGAACCGAAAAAGTCAGAGCCTGAGTTAATTCGGGATGAACCGAAAAGGTTAGAGCCTGAGCTAATTCGGGATGAGCCAAGAGTAAAAGTCGACGCGCCTGCACCAAAAGAAACGACCCGATTGCCCCTAATCGCGCTAGGAGGAGCGATCGCTTTCGGTGTGATTGGTGTACTAGCTGCCAGTCTTTTCAATCGTCCGGCTGAGCGTCCTGCTCCAACGACTGCAACCGCTCCGGTAACGCAACCGCCTCAACCGTCGATCGTTGCTCCTAGTCCGACTCCTGCCGCTTCTGCTCCAGCAAGCCCAACTCCAACGGGTGCAGTCGGGGTGAAGATGAATGTCAACGAGGAAAGCTGGGTTGAAGTGGTGGTTGATGGCAAAACGGAATTTGAAGGAACGCTGCCTCAGGGAACTCAGCGATCGTGGAGCGGGAAAAATCAAGTTAGTGTGAGGGCTGGCAATGCAGGCGGAGTGGCTCTTTCCTACAACAACGCCACCTTCAAACCGATGGGCGGTGCTGGGGAAGTTCAAACTGCGACGTTTCCACCGACGCCCTAA
- a CDS encoding class I SAM-dependent methyltransferase produces MPRRPDIAFIPTPQSAIETLLETLQVNRSDVIYDLGCGDGQVLITAALKYGARGVGIDIDPARIEAAQMKAEQAGISDRLTFREQDLFESRFEDASIVVLYLLPHLNLRLRPALLEQLRPGTRIASIDFDMGDWQPEKVIKLEIEEETTLYFWTVPAAIAR; encoded by the coding sequence ATGCCGCGTAGACCGGATATTGCTTTTATTCCAACGCCTCAAAGCGCGATCGAGACGCTGCTTGAGACGTTACAGGTGAATCGATCGGATGTGATTTATGACCTCGGTTGTGGTGATGGTCAGGTGTTGATTACGGCAGCTTTGAAGTACGGAGCGCGGGGTGTAGGAATTGATATTGATCCAGCGCGAATTGAAGCAGCCCAAATGAAAGCAGAACAGGCGGGAATCAGCGATCGCCTAACCTTTCGAGAGCAAGATCTATTTGAGAGCCGATTTGAAGACGCTTCGATCGTGGTTCTTTATCTGTTACCGCATTTGAATCTCAGACTTCGACCTGCATTACTAGAACAGCTTCGACCGGGAACTCGGATTGCGTCGATCGATTTTGATATGGGCGATTGGCAACCCGAAAAAGTGATCAAACTTGAGATTGAAGAAGAAACAACTTTGTATTTTTGGACGGTTCCAGCAGCGATCGCACGTTAA
- a CDS encoding ferredoxin-NADP reductase, whose translation MYYSSASGAANTPSGSRVFRYEVVGLRQNETTDQQNYPIRQSGSTFINVPYNRMNEFMQRITRLGGKIVSIQPLEANGNGTGNVTVEQKAPAVKQENATESNTPGSKPMTQAKAKKHADVPVNIYKPNNPFVGKCISNVELVGEGGIGTVRHIKFDISGGDLTYVEGQSIGIIPPGTDKNGKPEKLRLYSIASTRHGDDVNDKTVSLCVRQLEYKHPETGETVYGVCSTYLCNLEAGADVKITGPTGKEMLLPEEEDTNVIMMATGTGIAPMRAYLWRQFKDNERAANPNYQFKGFSWLIFGIPTSANILYKEELEEMAEKYPTNFRLTTAISREQKNKDGGRMYIQDRVAENAAELFQMMKSEKTHTYICGLKGMEDGIDAALGAEAAKEGIEWKEFRSAMKKAGRWHVETY comes from the coding sequence ATGTATTATTCCAGCGCGTCGGGTGCTGCGAACACCCCTTCTGGGAGCCGCGTCTTCCGGTATGAAGTGGTCGGATTGCGCCAAAACGAGACAACCGATCAGCAAAACTACCCGATTCGGCAAAGTGGCAGCACTTTCATCAATGTCCCCTACAATCGCATGAACGAATTCATGCAGCGGATTACCCGTCTGGGCGGCAAGATCGTCAGCATTCAGCCTTTAGAGGCAAACGGCAACGGAACTGGAAACGTTACTGTTGAACAGAAAGCGCCTGCTGTCAAGCAGGAAAATGCTACTGAGAGCAACACACCAGGATCTAAGCCGATGACACAAGCCAAGGCTAAAAAACACGCTGATGTTCCAGTCAACATTTACAAGCCCAATAACCCCTTCGTTGGAAAGTGCATCTCCAATGTTGAGCTAGTGGGTGAAGGCGGGATTGGAACGGTTCGACATATCAAATTTGATATCTCGGGCGGTGATCTGACTTACGTGGAAGGTCAAAGTATCGGCATTATCCCGCCGGGAACGGACAAGAACGGCAAGCCAGAAAAACTGCGTTTATATTCGATCGCATCTACTCGTCACGGCGATGATGTGAATGACAAAACCGTATCGCTCTGTGTGCGTCAGCTAGAGTACAAGCACCCCGAAACCGGTGAAACCGTTTACGGCGTTTGTTCCACGTATCTGTGCAACCTGGAAGCAGGTGCAGACGTGAAGATCACAGGCCCCACCGGAAAAGAAATGCTCTTGCCGGAAGAGGAAGATACCAATGTGATCATGATGGCAACCGGAACGGGAATTGCTCCGATGCGTGCCTATCTGTGGAGACAGTTCAAGGACAACGAAAGAGCAGCGAACCCCAATTATCAGTTCAAAGGTTTCTCCTGGCTGATCTTTGGAATTCCGACCAGCGCAAACATTCTCTACAAGGAAGAGCTTGAAGAGATGGCTGAGAAGTATCCGACGAACTTCCGCTTAACGACTGCAATCAGCCGTGAGCAGAAGAATAAGGACGGCGGCAGAATGTACATTCAAGACCGCGTGGCTGAAAATGCGGCTGAACTCTTCCAGATGATGAAGAGCGAGAAGACTCACACTTACATTTGCGGCTTGAAGGGCATGGAGGACGGCATTGACGCGGCTCTCGGTGCGGAAGCAGCAAAAGAAGGAATCGAGTGGAAAGAGTTCCGCAGCGCAATGAAGAAAGCGGGTCGTTGGCACGTTGAAACGTACTAA
- a CDS encoding phosphoribulokinase: MTSKPDRVVLIGVAGDSGCGKSTFLRRITDLFGEDFVTVICLDDYHSLDRKQRKETGITALNPKANNFDLMYEQIKALKNGETIDKPIYNHETGMIDPPEKVEPNHIVVIEGLHPLYDQRVRELIDFSVYLDISDEVKIAWKIQRDMAERGHSYEDVLAQINSRKPDFDAYIDPQKEFADVVIQVLPTQLIKDDQERKVLRVQMIQRDGIEGYDPVYLFDEGSTIDWTPCGRKLTCSYPGIRMHYGPDVYYKHGVSVLEVDGQFDKLEEVIYIEQHLSKTSAKYNGEVTELLLQHREYPGSNNGTGLFQVLTGLKMRATYERLTNTVGATKVPAKV; encoded by the coding sequence ATGACCAGTAAGCCAGACCGCGTGGTTTTGATTGGCGTTGCCGGAGACTCCGGATGCGGTAAGTCCACGTTTCTGCGCCGAATCACAGATCTGTTTGGGGAAGATTTCGTCACTGTGATCTGCCTGGATGATTACCACAGTCTGGATCGGAAACAGCGCAAGGAAACGGGCATCACGGCACTCAACCCGAAGGCAAACAACTTTGATTTGATGTACGAGCAAATCAAAGCGCTGAAAAACGGAGAAACGATCGACAAGCCGATTTACAACCACGAAACCGGCATGATCGATCCGCCAGAGAAAGTCGAGCCGAACCACATTGTTGTGATTGAGGGCTTACATCCGCTCTACGATCAGCGCGTGCGTGAGTTAATCGATTTCAGCGTCTATCTCGACATTAGCGATGAAGTCAAAATCGCCTGGAAAATCCAGCGCGATATGGCAGAGCGGGGTCACAGCTACGAAGATGTGTTGGCGCAAATCAACTCGCGCAAACCCGACTTTGATGCGTATATCGATCCGCAAAAAGAATTCGCGGATGTGGTGATTCAAGTGTTGCCCACGCAATTAATCAAAGACGATCAAGAGCGGAAGGTTCTGCGCGTTCAAATGATTCAGCGTGATGGCATCGAAGGATATGATCCGGTTTACCTATTTGATGAAGGTTCCACGATCGATTGGACTCCTTGCGGTCGCAAGCTGACCTGTTCGTATCCCGGCATCAGAATGCACTACGGCCCCGATGTGTACTACAAACACGGCGTTTCAGTCCTCGAAGTCGATGGTCAGTTCGACAAGCTCGAAGAAGTGATCTACATCGAGCAGCATTTGAGCAAGACTTCAGCGAAGTACAACGGCGAAGTCACCGAACTGTTGCTGCAACACCGGGAATATCCGGGTTCCAACAATGGAACAGGGCTGTTCCAAGTGCTGACTGGTCTGAAAATGCGGGCAACTTACGAGCGTCTGACAAACACAGTTGGCGCAACCAAAGTACCTGCAAAGGTCTAG